CATCTCTGTCCAATTCTCAAAGTGTTTTCAAAGCCGTAGTACAGAAGCTAGTTTTGAGACAGTAGTAAAGGAATTAAGACAACAACAGTTGTTTGTTCATGTTGAGTGTCACAGCACTCTCTGGGGTGAAGCACACCTCCATGGAAGCAATGGGCCAGAGAAGAAATGCCCATGCCTGGTTAGACAGACATGCCATCACAGTCCCATCCCAAGGAGCTTCCTGAACAGACAGGGACCCATTGCCCCAGTTTTCATTTGTGACACTCAATTCCGTAACACACACAGAACTGGCTGCCACGTGCAAATATAACTTGGGTCGCACAAACAAATTGCTGTGCGTATTGATGCATATGAAGTTAGTAGTCAAACAGGAAAACTCACTGGTCTGCTACTATCATGCATATTTACAAAAGAGAAAAgtgaagtaaatttattttttgccGTTATCCTTTTCCCATCCCAGGTATGTTAATTCTGCAGACAATAAGAGTAAACACTAACAGTTTATCAGAGGAATTAATTACGATTATGTCCATGTATCAAAGAGTTGTACATAGCATCAGAGCTACATGAGAAGCACTGTAGAAGAGACCAAGAGATTCAAGTACTCTCCACATGACTACAAGTTTTCCCACAGCTGAAGATTATCAGACATTTGTATAAGATGCAACAGATCAATGCAGTGTTTTCTGCTTGCACCCTCAGCTACATATGAGGGTTTCGCATACTGTGCCCCCCGCCAGATACAGTATCTGCTCTTCAGTACCTGTAAGGCAGGTTTAAAGTTCTGACTATCTGCTTGCCTCTTACTTTCCACCTGTAGTCATCTCTTCCACCGGAACAAGTCTTAGTTGACAGGCTACTGTAGGCGGTATCACCCCACAAAAGCTTTTGCACTTCTATCTTTTTCCCATTTCAGTTTTGACAAATTCATCTCTTCAAAATTAACTCTGACCTGGAAACCTGCCCAGTCTACAGTTAACAAAAAGCATCAGCATGCAAGACTGGACTTGCTTCACATTGCTGTGACAAGATCATACACATTACCGAAGACATTCTGCAAACAAGCCATTAAATAAATGTAGTTAGGCCATATGGCACACCACTGTTCCCATGTACTAAATTTTACCAGCTCTACTGTAAAATTCAAGCAATACACACCCTTATTAGCTGTACAAAAACTCAGTCAATAAAACAAGTTTTTGAAAATCCCAGTActgcacagaaaatgaaatttttaagGTAGATTATATATTACCCAACATTATCTTTCTGCCAGTTTGCACACATGGCAATTGAAATTACGATTTTTCGGATGCCAAGATTCCTGTATCACGATCAGATGATGTTGTAGGCTTcctgcttctgatttggtattcAAGCATCTGACCAGATTCAAGACTGAATGAAGCAAGCCTAGGAACATGGtaatttttcttgtcatttttcagttttgatgCTACAGCACCATCAACAGACTATTCTTGAATGCGTGACAACCATTTGAACTGTGAACCTTTCCACAAATAGCTGTGATCTACTTCTGCAGACCAAAACCATAAATAAGATGCTAGCAGAGTACTAAAGAATAATTACATGAGACAGACCAGGGTTGTCCCATGTTAACTGTCTCCAATTCCAAAGGAGTCAGACATTAAAACACAAGAGAAGGACAGATGTCTTTTAGGATTCTAACATAATTCTAAATCAGCTTAAGGCACAATTTAGTACCATTTCAGTAGTCTTCTCCCCCCAGACAAGTTTTACAGAGCCAGCTGCTTGCAGGCTTCTTCAGAAGGCTACAAAACAACTTCTTGGTGTGCACTCACAGAACTTTCTTGTAACGCTTCAGAAGGTATAGTATTGTGCAAGCAGGAAATGCTGAAAAGAAACGGCTCTTTTTGGTATCAGTGATGGTGTCCTGTATAGTTGTACTCTTCCTAGTGTTCAAAGCACTAAGTCCTTTTCATCAGACATGTAAAGATGTTTTGAAAGGTGTATTACACTCAGTAACAGTGAGCTACGAACACTATCTTACCTggcaaggattttatttttctccatcacATTTTCAGAGTCATAACATTCCAGTGGTTCAGCATTCTACAGTTCCACTCATTGTCCTTAACAGGACCAGCTTCTTTCAACTTTCAAAATACAAGGATCATCTAAAACTTTTGCAAGAAATACATATACCAACCTGTACAATGCTGCCCTAAGGTTGTAATTCAGAATGAAAAACTTAGTTACACTTTCATATTCACTCAATGACTTTGCTCGCTGGCATGCATGGGAGCATATGTTTATGCTTCCCTTTTTATACATGTGCACTCCCTATGGATTATCCATTGCCCAGGGGCAAGACTTCAGAAATACTGCTATTATAGAGGCTAAAACATCTCCTAGAGTGTACAAGAAAAtactccatctccttctcctgTACCTTACATATTCTAGGCATCCAAAAAGGTAATGTAATAAGGTAGGAGCATTTGTCTTGAAACGGCACAACAAAACTGTAACATCATACCTGAAGTTTTTCTATCTCTGTTTTTGCAGCCTGCCTGGCTTTACCAATGGCACACCCCCAATaaccctgaaagaaaaaagaaaccaaaaatacgCAAATTTCATTAAATACTAAGCCCTCTACAGTTCTTACTGTCACTTAGCATATGACAACCCCCACCCTACTCACACAGTGAGAAGGCTATATACAGTAAACCTTGGTATTATTCTCTCTTGGGGCACATTCCCAAATTGTTGAATCGAACCTAATTAGAAGATTAAGTACTACCACTGTTGATAGAAAAGAAGTGCTCAGTAGTTCCTGGACAGTGTTTCTGCTCAATTTGTTGCAATaggcaattttttaaatgttattatgGTAAATCGAAAACTAGAATGCTACAGTTCTACaggatcaaaaaaacccaaacccacctaCCATGAAAATATGTTGAAGTATAAGCACATAAAAATTAAGCACTTCTGTTCCCCTCAACAGTTATGGTATTGGATATattgcaagaaaatgaaaaaaaaccagaacagtgTGAGTGTGTATCATCCTGTGTGTAATACACAGCTGAAGAGGCAGCACTAACAACAATTAACAAAAGTATCTATTTTGATTTGACTTGCTGTTAGCAGCCAGTGTCAGAGTAGCAGCCCTCTCATCTGAAACTCTCTCGTACCCAGAGTACGTAGTGAATGGGGTATCACTACAAAACTTGCCCTTTTGGGGCAGCGCATGGGACTTTTCATTGGATATAGCCAGGTGGAATGAACTCCCAAATTTCTGAGAGACAAGCTTTACATTAGTTCTCGGAGACTGTACTTCCAAAAAATAAACAATGTGTGTTTAACAAGGACATCCAAATGAGCAAAACCCAGCTCTGTTCATTTTAATCTGTGATTCACCAGAGATCCTCagaggcaaaaagagaaaaaattaacagCTCTTTTGGAACAACACTTACTATTTTCCCAATGAGGAACTTTTAAAAGGGGAACTTAGGCCAAGATGGAATTATTTTTGACACACTCACGTATGAAACTCCTGATGGATCAATCATGTACAGTTGtgcaccatcatcatcatcataggACCCCAACATGAAACTGGATGAGAAAAGTAGAATTAGAAACATTTCTTCTACCAACACACACAGAATTACAGAGACTACACCAACTCAGGTTCCCTACGTTCTTCCTGTAGCAAAGCTTCTACTGTCCTGCTACATTATATTAAGCAATTTGTCTGAACAGTTTAGTGTTATCATGAGAGCCCAGCACCTGCAAGCTGCCAGAAACATTTTACTTATCTGTAACTAGACAGCAGATCTCCGTTTATTAGTCCCTTTGTACTGTAAATGCATAGTAGTTGTAACCTACTCTTTAGCTGCCAGGGCAAGCAGGATGATTGCAGAGGAAAGTTCTGCTTTCACCACAAGAACAGATTTAATAGCATCAACTCCTCAACTTCAAAATTTGAGGACAAACTGGCAACCTGTATAGAGGCTTGGCATACTCTTAGGCAAATCTGAGTTCTTCACCTAAGGttttacacatgcaaaaaaagggaagggaagctgTTTACGAGATGATTTGTGGGTTACTaattccaagtttaaaaaaatactttatacaACCTAAATAATTCCAGCAATTGTGAAACAAAGGATCCTTACAAATACGGGTATGTTTGAAAGACTTACCTGCAACCAAAAGGTCTGACAGCACTGTATAGTGtgtatgcatgcacatacatagcCACTCTGTCTGCAAGATgctaagcagaaaaagaaaaagaacattggAAATGCTTCTTTACAGAAATAAGTAAACCTCAAGTAATAAAATTTAATTCTCGTGTCAAGaccaagaaaaccaaaaaatctgAGTGAACTGCACCTATTTCTTACCTTCAGTGGAATATCATAGCCATAGTTGGATCTAAAGTTAGAAGCCTCTTCTCTAGCTATGTCTGCCAAAGAACGAGCATCTGCCAGAAGTCCTGCTACTGCCTGAAATGAGAACTGTCATCAGCTAGGCCAAACACACCTTGCAATAACTTAATAAAATTAATGAACAAAAGTCTAATTATGTGACTCAACCGAGATCTTTACTGAATTCTGTGTACCACTACAAGCGAATTCAATCCAACTAGCCATCTGCTAGCAAGCTCGAAACACATCAGTATGATTATGTATTAatacagaaaagaattttttctctAGGAAAATCAATAACCAAAATTATCTTCATGTTAAATAGTGTCTTATGATTTGCCATGACTACACTAACCCAAACAATACTTCCTATAATATAGATTCGACAGCTAGTTTCAGGCATTTCTGTCACACAGTTAACAACCACTTGATATCATCCCAATATCACTACTATGGATTAGCCAGTAATCCATACACAAGTCTTTAAAGAATTCAGCTGATTCCCACACTGTTGAGAAGAGAATCTTGTATGCAGCATCTTTTCCCCTTAACACACCTTATTTGTTAACTGTGTAAAAAAGTATCACTTTAACACTTGTGTTTATATTTACATTCAAGTTTGAACAACTGGAAtgctgaaaagcatttaaaaaaatttaaaacagccTCAAAATATGTATATCTTCCATTTTAAATTTGGGTTTTACTTATATACATGTGtgcaaaaagaataaattacagaaaacagtaaaaaaaaaacccaccacactggCATTTCTGACTCTGTACACAGAAACATTAACATTGTTTTCTTAATTCACTTCTTATTGATTCTCCAATTCATAGATTTCTACTTTTGAGGGGGATCCCTTTcaattaatgaaaaacaaatattaagTAGCACCTCACCATTCCAACATGTCGATCGACATTAAAGAGACGTTTATTGGAACCCTCTTCATAAAGCTTGGACAGAACTAGTTTTTCTACTCCAAAGACAACACCATCTTTGCATCTTATCCCAATTGCTGTACTGAAAGACAAGATAAATGTAAGTTTCTCACACAGAACAGAACTGTAGTGTAAAATATGTAACAGAGAATTAACAAAATACAAGAAACAATGACATAATTCCCCTAGTAGTAGATTTCTTACAGCTCCACTTTAGCATTAAGgacaaggggggaaaaagagcCAAAGCTCACTGAACctgcaaacattttcttaaataaaggaGGAGGGGGGTGCCAAAAGTTCCTACCCAAATAGTTTTGAACAGACTATATGTAGGGGTGACattgtttggagtgatggcacaGCTGCTGCCCTGTCACCAAGCTGAACGATACTAGTATGAAAACCACAGACTGTTAAAGCTCTCCTTTTGGCAAATTCACTGTTAATCTAGGAGATGCAACAACTTTTTCCTCTAACCCTCAAAAGTGCATCATCAGGCATAAATTACCAACCATGGCATGAACCATGACACAAAATACTTTCACTGATCCTTATTTGGCAGCCTGTGGCTACGATCAGACACTTGGGTGATCCAGTCCATGCCTTGCTAATCAATCCTCTTGCTGCCACTAGTGCGTGGTTGGGATTTCCGCTTTACAGCATTCCTTTGTGTATACTCGAGGGAAGACAGATACTCACAGAGAAGCTGATGTAGCTTTAGCAGAACTCGGATGTCCTCAGTTTCTTGAGGAATACATATAAAGTTGTTATAAATTTATGAGGCCCTGAGCATGTCAGTCTTTCAGTGCCTCAATTCACATCCATAAAATAGGCTTTTAGATACTGCTACAGCAGCTCTACTACCGTAACAGCTAAGCACCTCACACGCAGTAATGAGACCTGCAATCAGATTTTGCCCCAAAGCATAGAATTTTTATTGCCCTTAACACACATGAGTAAGTTTACTGCCTTCCTGTGCACTCTGCATAACATATCTGTTTCTAGCAAGCAAAAGTGATTCCTAGCAAACATGAAAAGTGACTTCTAGTAAGCGAAAGTGATTATACTACTTTTACACTTAATTGGAAGTCTCCTAAAATGAGGCTAGGGACACAGTTGCTGGGAACTAATTTTAACACCACAATTCTATCCGCAATGCCATCATGcttgtctagtccaaccccgcTGCTTTAAAAGAGGCCAACAAACATAGAGGTGCAGATACTTGTATCTTACCTACTATTCTCCACAGCTTTCATAGCATACTCAACTTGAAATACTCTGCCATCTGGAGAAAATGTGGAAGCTGACAGGTcgtactgaaaaagaaaacacactactcaggaaaaaaaaaaaaaaaaaagttatatccCAGTGTTTTCAGCAGTCTAGTTATTTAAAAACGCAAGACTGTCACCCGCATGACACCTGATGGCTATGAAACACCAGAATCAGGCTGGCCCTTTACATAAGACGCACGAACAAATGATGCAAGCGAACACTAACAACTACAAGAGGTCATCGCATCAGCGCTGGATATACCCACACTTCAAACCCCACCAATCCAGGCATTGCACAGGTCTGATATCACTGTGCATTACACAAACCTTAAAACCTACGGGAACGTTCTGCGTgcctttcaaatttatttcataattttttaaatcatggGTGTTTATTAACAGGTATACATCTGAAGTACTTAAAAGCCCAGAGGCgggctccctccctgcaggcccAGCACCGCACAGAGTGCAGAGCTGTGGCTGAGGACCAGAGGCAGGAGAGCGCAGGATCTCCACCACCTCCTGCCGAGAGACCCGCGGCCAAACCCAAACACgcagccgccccccccaccccccgaaggAGCCCACGCCCGCGGTGGAAGGCGGCAGCAGGCCGGGGCTCGCAGGCGGCCGGCCCTAGGTGGCGGCCGGCCCCAGGGCCACCAAGGCGGCTCGCCCAGACCCCCCTCCCCCGGACCTGTACCGTAACCCCGAGTGCGGAACAGAGCGGGCACACAGCGGCActcccggccgccccggccccgctccccgccggttCCTCGCCCTAACGGGCCGCAGTGACTCAGCAGCGGCtccggcccgggcccgggccccgagGAGGCCCAACCGACGGGCCGCCCGTCACCGCCGGACCCCACGGGCCGGGCCGTACTCACCCCGGTACCGATGGAgctcatggcggcggcggcgccctcAGCCACGGCCGGACGGAGCTCCCCTCCCCGCACACAACTCCTGCCCGGGCCGCGCTCACGCTCCCGACCGCCCAACAACACGCGCTCCCATTGGCCCCCGTACCGGCCAATCGGCGGCGCCCGCCGTTCTCTTAGCGTttcccggggcggggcggggctgacATCAGCGCGTCATATGGTGAAGGGCACGTGGCGGGAAACTTGTAGTAAGTGCCCGGCTAGCTCAGTCGGTAGAGCATGGGACTCTTAATCCCAGGGTCGTGggttcgagccccacgttgggcgcctcGCTTTTGTACATGCGCCCCCAATTTTTGAAGGGTTCTACCCCGTCTAGGTCCGCGACACTAAGGGGAACTCACACCCACCCCGCCAAGCTCCGGAGGGACCAGAGAGACTCCTGAAGTCAAACGTCCCTGGTACAGCCATAAACCTGCATAATTTTGGCAGTGACCGTAATAAATGctgtgctgctgaaaaaaaaaaaaaagcgttgtGTTTTTATGAATTATCTGGTTGCAGGAACCAAATGTACATTAATAAAGCAGGAGTAGCTGCGGACTCCCTCGAGGGTAGAGAGgtcttacagagagatctggagggaccagagagctgggcaatcaccagcCGTACAAAATTTAACGAGAGGAAGCGCGGGATTCTCCACCCGGGACGGGGTAATCCCGGTTATATGTAAAACCGGGGGAcgagaggctggggagcagccccgCCGAAGGAGACCTGGGGGGTTGGGTTGATGGCAAAGTTGAATACGAGTCAACGGTGTGCCCCGGCAGCCCGAAGGGCCGACCGCAGCCTGGGGTGCATCCAGCACAGCATCGCTGGCCGGTGGAGGGAGGGCACTGTCCCAGTCCACCCCGCACTGGTGCGGCTCCACCTCCAGCGCtgggtgcagttttgggcacctcggTATAAGAAGGACGTCGGACGATtagagcgtgtccagaggagggtgaccaagatggtgaacgGCCTGGAGGGGAAGacttaggaggagcagctgaggtcaggTGGCTTGTTCAGctcggagaagagaaggctgaggggtgacctcatcaccgaggggtgacctcatcgcagcCTACAACTTCCTCAAGAGGGTCGGATGAGGGGGacgtgctgatctcctctctccgGTGACCAGgacaggacacgaggaaatgggctgaagctgtgtcaggggaaatTCAGATTgcacattaggaaaaggttcttcccTAAGAGGGTGGTCGGTCGCCAGAACAGGCTCCCCAGAGAAgcggtcacagcaccaagcctgtcagagttcaaggagcatctggatgatgctcttaatTATATGATTTAGTTTatgtagtcctgcgaggagcagggagttgaactcgatgatccttatgggtgcCTTCCAAcgtgagatattctatgattctatgaaaagggAGATGAGGCCCCCTGCCCCAGAGATCAGCTCCCACAGACACAGCACGGACACGAGGCAGACTGCCATGGGCCGTGCTCGTGACCATTCCAAAATACTCCTCCTGTCAGCAGGAGTCAGCTCGGCTGGAGTTGTTTGCAGCTGGCTAACACCAACCTTCAGGAACGGCGGCCGGTTCAGAATCAGAAACTTCAGAGGAAAACCTCCAGTTACTGCAGGGGTTTGTGTCTGTCACTGTCCTTCCTGATAAAACAGTTTAGTTCACTGCAAATTTGTCTCCTGCAAGGATCCACGGATCCCTGTCATGCCAGGGAGAGAACTAAAAcaacatttcagctgaaaaaaaaaataagccctATCCTTTTCTACACAATAACACATTTAAGGTGTGATCTCTAAGGGCTTTCCATGGCTAGTAATTCTGAAAAGCAGGTAATGAGTCCTTCTGCACCCCTTTGATGAAATAAGAATCCTGTTTCTGTCCTGAACGGGTCATGGGACTACACTTAAAACCTACCAGGAACATAGGAGTTAGGATTTCTGGTCGTGCAGTGTGAAAGAGCAGCTGTTGAAGCTGTTCAGCGATGCAGAAAGCCCACAGGAGAAGATTAGAGTGGGCAGAACGAAGACGAGGTGGCAGAACATGCTGGGCTTGTGAAAGGTCCCAGAGTACACAAGCACAGCAGTACAGAAATACCCCTGAAAAGGGAAGGGCCAAGAATACTCTGAATTTCCTCAGCCGCAGTCTGCTGCAGTTCAGAAAATGACATCATTGCACCACCACGAACACAGGCTCTGTAGGAGTTTAATCTCCCCTGCATATCCTTCCCACTGAGAACTACTTAGGGGCATGAGTAATCCCTCCCAGCTCCACGGGACTCGTGCCGATGGCAAACTCTTCTTTCAGGAGCAAGCCTCGGTAGGCTCTGGCTCACTTCTTACTGAGGCAAGACACAATCTAGGTCACGGAGCTGCATCCCAGTTATTCACATCATAAATGAAAATGAGCAGCAGAGCTCGGGTCTGAATGTTCTTTATCCAGGCCTAAGGACAGCTCTGTGCACTTTGCAATGAAATAGCATCTATTTAACGAACCTGTAATCGCATCACAGATTGGGAACAAATTAAGAACAGGGATGTAGCAGGCTGGAGGTCGTGGCCTCCAAAACCTGCAGTTTTATCCATTTTGCTTTATTAAGCATAACTGTTGCAATCATACATACTTTCTGAAGCCACTCAGAAAACTACTGATATCCCCAATCCCTGCCAAAAACTGCTCCAGATGGGTCAGCCTCGTGCACTATTGGACTCCATCGCTCCTCCCCTGTTCTGCCCTGCGAGGAGAACCAGACCTCACCCACAGGTTTTCTTGCCAGAAGCGGTTGGATCCTCGAGTCTCCTGCCCAGCCCCGTAGGTGTTATGCCTTGGGAGAAAGGCTGTGGCGGGGCAGTGCAGCTGAGCAGCGTACTGCATAGCAGGGCCCGGCTCGAGGGGACACTCTCGACTTGCATGCAACCCTGTTGTCCTCGGCCTCGCTGCAGGGGAGATAAAAAAGAATTGGTAAGGGGGAACAAACACAGAGTGAAGGTCCTGAACACTCAAAAAAACCAAGGGGAATCCTGGTATTTGAGGAATCTGCTGGGGAATGAACATCCCCAAGCATATTAAACCATTAATCGTAGGCTTACAGAAGCAATCAAGCAAGAGAAGAACCCTAAGATGTAAAAGAATGTGAAATACCGGACGCAATGGGAATAGAGGTATCTGGCTATAGCGTTTAATCCATTTTTCCAAGTCCAGACCTGACAAACAGAACACAACACAGTACGTTTTGAAGAACCTGTTTCTGTGTCACTGCATACCATTCTCATCCTCAGGCTGCCTCAGAAAAGCTCTTGCGCATGGTAATTGCAACTTGTTTGACCTGGAAACCCAGAAAGTGCTTGGACTGGAGACTCTCACATCTGTGCAAAGAGGCACTGGCCAGGCCCtatcctgctttgaggactgagAAATGATGTCTAAAAGATCAATCTCATCCCAGGACTATAAAACAACCATTAACAACAGCTCACAGCTACGCCTGCCTATTTTTCTATGGTTTCTGTGTAACAGCCACGCAGCTCATTTGAAGTAAGGCGGCAGCAACTTAAAAATACACCCACCAGCACCTTGGGAGATAAATCATCCATGTTAATACTATCAGACCACTGTTACCAACCAGCAAAGTCTCGCCTATGACAGACTCTAACACTTTAAGCAGCGATTCCCatattttgtggttgttttttttttttaatttgaaaaccaTTAAGATAAAAAGGGAGTATAGTCTACCATATGCCAACTAACACCATATGTTAAGGTAAAGCATatacaaaacagaacaacaaaatcaTGCAGAAGGTAACTTAAATGCTGTAGCACATTGCCCTGTGTTAAGTTTCACCACAAGAACGTTTCTTTAAATGTATGCTTAACTTCCAAGAAACGTGCTTCAGGAAGCACAGCAGGCAGTTAGCAGACAGCACAGGGCAATCAGTCGCAAAAAACATGTTTGTGGCAATAAAAGACTCCACCACCCCCAATAATTTTATACGTATGTATCTCCCCAAATCCGAGATAAACAATTACTCCTTAGAGTAGGATTTAAACCTCAGTACCCAACAGATACCAGCAGAATTACCATTTAGCCAGCAAGTCAAGTTTGGCACATTGGCAGCAAGTTTAGCAGTATTTGAGGCCAGGGGAAACCCCCCTCCCAAGATGCGATGCTGCTGAGATGCACTGGCTGGAGTGCCCACCAGGAGCCACAGTTCTGTGTGCAAAGTTAATTCACAGCAGTATTATGGAAGGATAGTGAGAATCGTgacaaaccaaaaccagcagcactAGCAGCAGAATGGAAGTGTATGTGCTTGTTTTCCCACGGGAGTGCTCCTTCTCCTTCAATATGTAAAGTTAACAGCATTGCTAAAAGCCTATTAACTAGCCAACAATCCCTAAATATAGTGTTAATATCCAaatgcacatttttcttcttaagcaCAGAACTTTGTATTGCGTTTTCATTTAATACTTACTGTTGCGGGACAATGAAGTTTAGTATTTCTgatggggagaaggaaggcaAAGAAGTGACTTCTGAACTTGTCACTTCAGTCAGAGATTCGAGGTTTCCTCACACTCCTGTTTATAATTCTCACACAGTTGAATTCTTTCTTGGAGCAGAGATACTGGGAGAGTTGTTAGCTCAGCACTATTTGAGAATTACAGCCAGAAGAGTTATCTGCTAAAAATCTCAAAACAGGACCGTGTCCAGGGGAAATACTGCTCAAGCACCTTTGCTAAACAGCCCCAAATAATCTCCTCACATGTGATTCAAGGGTGGAATAGTTTAATACAGAATTTGGCAAAAAAACTTCCATAGACGTTTCCCATAGTAGACTGTCCTTCATTCTTCtaagcatatttaaaaacaaaatatcttAAAACAAATTCTCTCAGCAGTGCCATTTACTATACAGATAAATAACAAACAACTTGGTATGCTGCAACTCATGATGGTACAGAATTTCTTCAGAAGTGGACAAAATAGCATAGTGGTTGCCAGAGTTAagtttttaaactgtaactgGATGTGGTTTTAAACAGTGTTAGTACCTACTACCGTACTCCCCCCAAAACATCCACATGGTTCATATTTAATAGTGTTACACACaaattacttaattaaaaaaaaagccaatgcaTATACATCTACTTGAAATAGATGAGTAGAATCTTTGTGTAGCATTTAGATGCTTATT
This region of Accipiter gentilis chromosome 25, bAccGen1.1, whole genome shotgun sequence genomic DNA includes:
- the PSMA3 gene encoding proteasome subunit alpha type-3, encoding MSSIGTGYDLSASTFSPDGRVFQVEYAMKAVENSSTAIGIRCKDGVVFGVEKLVLSKLYEEGSNKRLFNVDRHVGMAVAGLLADARSLADIAREEASNFRSNYGYDIPLKHLADRVAMYVHAYTLYSAVRPFGCSFMLGSYDDDDGAQLYMIDPSGVSYGYWGCAIGKARQAAKTEIEKLQMKEMTCRDVVKEVAKIIYIVHDEVKDKAFELELSWVGEITNGKHEIVPKDIREEAEKYAKESLKEEDESDDDNM